One region of Purpureocillium takamizusanense chromosome 4, complete sequence genomic DNA includes:
- the CHA1_1 gene encoding Aspartate ammonia-lyase (EggNog:ENOG503NZW4~COG:E), with product MTRAAASATGDVHFYCSSGGNAGLACATSAVALNKPATIVIPMTTSDLMKNKLLDLGVEVHQTGKNLAAADEYLRTELLTKDPHGVYVPPFDHPHVWDGASTIVPELRDQMDVPMDAIVCSVGGGGLFNGLMQGIESYPWSGCKPDVVCVETAGADSLNASLLAQSHITLPEITSIATSLGCSRVSAETWKWAQYPNTHSLVVSDADAAISCVRFADDARHLVEVSCGAALATVYRGDLRERLGRGLSDDEWSQKNIVLIVCGGSGVTLGILDQYVKEYAHQTVIKV from the coding sequence ATGACCCGGGCCGCTGCCTCTGCAACTGGAGATGTTCATTTTTACTGCTCCTCGGGTGGCAATGCTGGCCTCGCCtgcgccacctcggccgtcgccctcaaCAAGCCCGCCACTATTGTCATCCCCATGACCACGTCCGATCTCATGAAGAACAAGCTACTGGATCTGGGAGTCGAAGTCCACCAGACGGGAAAGAAcctggctgccgccgacgagtaCCTGCGGACCGAGCTGCTCACAAAGGACCCCCATGGCGTCTATGTCCCGCCCTTTGACCACCCCCACGTCTGGGACGGAGCGTCAACCATCGTGCCGGAGCTGCGGGATCAGATGGATGTGCCGATGGACGCCATTGTGTGCAGCGTCGGCGGGGGTGGCCTCTTCAACGGCTTGATGCAGGGCATCGAGAGCTACCCCTGGTCCGGCTGCAAGCCCGACGTCGTCTGCGTCGAGACGGCCGGCGCTGACAGCCTCAacgcctccctcctcgctcAGTCCCACATCACCCTCCCGGAGATTACGTCCATCGCCACATCTCTGGGCTGCTCCCGCGTCTCTGCCGAGACGTGGAAGTGGGCGCAGTACCCCAACACGCACAGCCTGGTCGTCtcggacgccgacgccgccatcagcTGCGTCCGtttcgccgacgacgcccgccacctcgtcgaggtctcgtgcggcgccgcgctggccacGGTGTACCGCGGCGACCTGCGGGAGCGGCTGGGCCGGGGCCTGAGTGACGACGAGTGGTCGCAGAAGAACATTGTTCTCATTGTCTGCGGCGGGTCTGGCGTCACCCTGGGCATTCTCGACCAGTACGTCAAGGAGTACGCACACCAGACGGTTATCAAGGTATAA
- the MHF1 gene encoding MHF histone-fold complex component (COG:S~EggNog:ENOG503P5SV) produces MADTTAEDDRERLKSALWFAVGQMVDEESMRRNLNATPQFIGALTELVWTQIENVAVDLESFSRHAGRSTVTTDDVLLLARKNPDLQQLMGDYVDRLKATAGTAETTNSRRGGGGARAGRAGRAGGGRGGRTGGA; encoded by the exons atggccgacacGACAGCCGAGGACGACCGCGAG CGCCTCAAGTCGGCCCTCTGGTTCGCCGTCGGGCAaatggtcgacgaggagagcatGCGGCGCAACCTCAACGCCACGCCGCAGTTTATCGGCGCCCTGACGGAGCTGGTCTGGACGCAGATTG AaaacgtcgccgtcgacctcgagTCCTTCTCccgccacgccggccgctccaccgtcaccaccgacgacgtgctcctcctcgcgcgcaAGAACCCggacctgcagcagctcatGGGCGACTACGTCGACCGCCtcaaggcgacggcggggacggcggagacgacaaacagccgccgtggcggcggcggtgcgcgggCCGGCAGAGCGGGACgagcgggaggaggaaggggcgGTAGGACCGGCGGCGCGTAG
- the CHA1_1 gene encoding Aspartate ammonia-lyase (EggNog:ENOG503NZW4~COG:E): protein MGSLGSDAKLPWSKTPCVQSPQLSRIAGCNIYLKLDNLQPSGSFKSRGIGNLMTRAAASATGDVHFYCSSGGNAGLACATSAVALNKPATIVIPMTTSDLMKNKLLDLGVEVHQTGKNLAAADEYLRTELLTKDPHGVYVPPFDHPHVWDGASTIVPELRDQMDVPMDAIVCSVGGGGLFNGLMQGIESYPWSGCKPDVVCVETAGADSLNASLLAQSHITLPEITSIATSLGCSRVSAETWKWAQYPNTHSLVVSDADAAISCVRFADDARHLVEVSCGAALATVYRGDLRERLGRGLSDDEWSQKNIVLIVCGGSGVTLGILDQYVKEYAHQTVIKV from the exons ATGGGCTCCCTCGGCTCCGACGCAAAGCTCCCATGGAGCAAGACGCCCTGCGTCCAGAGCCCCCAGCTCTCCCGGATCGCGGGCTG CAACATCTACCTGAAGCTGGACAACCTCCAGCCCAGCGGCTCCTTCAAGTCGCGAGGAATCGGTAACCTCATGACCCGGGCCGCTGCCTCTGCAACTGGAGATGTTCATTTTTACTGCTCCTCGGGTGGCAATGCTGGCCTCGCCtgcgccacctcggccgtcgccctcaaCAAGCCCGCCACTATTGTCATCCCCATGACCACGTCCGATCTCATGAAGAACAAGCTACTGGATCTGGGAGTCGAAGTCCACCAGACGGGAAAGAAcctggctgccgccgacgagtaCCTGCGGACCGAGCTGCTCACAAAGGACCCCCATGGCGTCTATGTCCCGCCCTTTGACCACCCCCACGTCTGGGACGGAGCGTCAACCATCGTGCCGGAGCTGCGGGATCAGATGGATGTGCCGATGGACGCCATTGTGTGCAGCGTCGGCGGGGGTGGCCTCTTCAACGGCTTGATGCAGGGCATCGAGAGCTACCCCTGGTCCGGCTGCAAGCCCGACGTCGTCTGCGTCGAGACGGCCGGCGCTGACAGCCTCAacgcctccctcctcgctcAGTCCCACATCACCCTCCCGGAGATTACGTCCATCGCCACATCTCTGGGCTGCTCCCGCGTCTCTGCCGAGACGTGGAAGTGGGCGCAGTACCCCAACACGCACAGCCTGGTCGTCtcggacgccgacgccgccatcagcTGCGTCCGtttcgccgacgacgcccgccacctcgtcgaggtctcgtgcggcgccgcgctggccacGGTGTACCGCGGCGACCTGCGGGAGCGGCTGGGCCGGGGCCTGAGTGACGACGAGTGGTCGCAGAAGAACATTGTTCTCATTGTCTGCGGCGGGTCTGGCGTCACCCTGGGCATTCTCGACCAGTACGTCAAGGAGTACGCACACCAGACGGTTATCAAGGTATAA
- a CDS encoding uncharacterized protein (COG:G~COG:O~SECRETED:SignalP(1-18~SECRETED:cutsite=ALA-DP~SECRETED:prob=0.9673)~CAZy:AA2~EggNog:ENOG503NVTF), producing the protein MRSSWAMLALGLAGRALADPTWPSPIDELEEIMFQLTSFRARKFADTVSPCSNEASGPGRQNAAEWLRTAFHDMSTANTFFKTGGLDGSLQYELDNGENTGPGHKTTLQFMAPFVSPRSSLADLIALGVYTSVRSCGGPAVPFRAGRKDATEKGNTGVPQPQNSVVTFQQQFERMGFTTEEMIQVTACGHTLGGVHKEEFPDLMPANAPANGEVPLDSTVAVFDNKVVTEYLSGNTTNPLVVGPSVAINKNADFKVFNADGNKTMATMTDNDKFKAICKVVLQKMIDVVPPSVTLTDPIVPYTVKPVNLQLTLAQGGTMLSLTGYIRVKTTGLPDGSVKSITLTYKDRKGSADCGASSCAITSSLQGVGQGFDDTFAFFPIQATIPAASGISSFTVTVNDKTYDNNGKGYPLQDDVLFQAPQSCVTGNAGAVTLVAAVRNDVASKGAQATVWYKEPQTGSPVPLQKSAAVQLKKGNCVGKYTLFTTDYTIQGGLPYQSHVDVTAGTQTDGFKSLTDIGGTCRAFDNPAPCDGADPPVNSTTTSSTTTTTDTSSTATTTTTTTTTTSTSASPTATLHHRETVGGYKMVSCWTEGPAGRTLAGNTFANDSMTLEKCMEFCSAYVYWGTEYGRECYCGNALEASSKAAPLADCNMPCGGDGSQYCGAGSRLELYSTTSAPVTPTPTATLIHKPTVSPYTLVGCWTEGNGKRALEQKATAAVDMTNDACGAYCKDYKYFGTEYGSECYCGSYLDGTSQTAPLADCNMPCGGDKYQYCGGSSRLELYMNPNATGGPPEQPAAVGDYVLVGCQTEGNGTRALGDASTAADDLTNAKCADYCKAYKYFGTEYGRECYCGNKLDVSSKVAPQKECGMLCGGSAQQYCGGSSRLSVYSKKEVVPPPPPPSSSSPPPSSSPTPSPSPTPLPSQPARRRRVRS; encoded by the exons ATgcggtcgtcgtgggcgatgctggccctcggcctcgccggccgggcgCTCGCCGACCCGACTTGGCCGTCACCCattgacgagctcgaggagatcATGTTCCAGCTCACGTCGTTCCGCGCGCGCAAGTTCGCCGACACGGTCAGCCCGTGCTCCAACGAGGCGTCGGGCCCGGGCCGCCAGAACGCGGCCGAGTGGCTCCGGACGGCCTTCCACGACATGTCGACGGCCAACACCTTCTtcaagacgggcggcctcgacggctctCTGCAGTATGAGCTCGACAACGGCGAGAACACGGGGCCCGGCCACAAGACGACGCTCCAGTTCATGGCCCCCTTCGTCTCGCCCCGGTCCAGCCTGGCGgacctcatcgccctcggcgtctaCACGTCGGTGCGCTcctgcggcgggcccgccgtgcccttccgcgccggccgcaagGACGCGACCGAGAAAGGCAACACGGGCGTGCCCCAGCCGCAGAACTCGGTCGTCACCTTCCAGCAGCAGTTTGAGCGCATGGGCTTCACCACCGAGGAGATGATCCAGGTCACCGCCTGCGGCCacaccctcggcggcgtccacaAGGAAGAGTTTCCGGACCTGATGCCCGCCAACGCCcccgccaacggcgaggtGCCCCTGGACtcgaccgtcgccgtcttcgatAACAAGGTCGTCACCGAGTACCTGTCCGgcaacaccaccaacccgctcgtcgtcggcccctCGGTTGCCATCAACAAAAACGCCGACTTCAAGGTCttcaacgccgacggcaacaagaccatggccaccatgACCGACAACGACAAGTTCAAGGCCATCTGCAAGGTGGTCCTGCAGAAGATGATTGACGTCGTGCCGCCGAGCGTCACCCTGACGGACCCCATCGTCCCTTACACGGTGAAGCCCGTCAACCTGCAGCTCACGCTCGCGCAGGGAGGCACCATGCTGTCCCTGACGGGCTACATCCGCGTCAAGACCACCGGCCTGCCGGACGGGAGCGTCAAGAGCATCACCCTCACCTACAAGGACCGCAAGGGCTCGGCCGACTGCGGCGCCAGCTCCTGCGCCATCACGAGCAGCCTGCAGGGCGTCGGGCAGGGCTTCGACGACACGTTTGCCTTCTTCCCCATCCAGGCCACCATCCCCGCCGCGTCGGGCATCTCGTCCTTTACCGTGACTGTCAACGACAAGACGTacgacaacaacggcaaGGGGTATCCCCTCCAAGACGACGTCCTCTTCCAGGCGCCGCAGAGCTGCGTGACGGGCAacgcgggcgccgtcacACTGGTGGCCGCCGTACGCAACGACGTGGCTAGCaagggcgcgcaggcgacCGTCTGGTACAAGGAGCCGCAGACGGGCAGCCCCGTGCCGCTGCAGaagagcgccgccgtccagctcAAGAAGGGCAACTGCGTCGGCAAGTACACGCTGTTCACGACCGATTACACCATCCAGGGCGGCCTGCCGTACCAGTCGCACGTCGACGTCACGGCCGGCACCCAGACCGACGGCTTCAAGAGCCTCACGGATATCGGCGGGACGTGCCGGGCGTTTGACAACCCGGCGCCTTGTGACGGGGCCGACCCGCCGGTGAACTCGACTAccacctcgtccaccaccaccactactgACACGTCGTccacggcaacgacgacgaccaccaccaccaccactacgaGCACCTCGGCGTCTCCGACCGCGACGCTGCACCACCGCGAGACGGTGGGCGGATACAAGATGGTGTCGTGCTGGACCGAAGGCCCAGCGGGGCGGACTCTGGCCGGCAACACCTTTGCCAACGACAGCATGACGCTGGAAAAGTGCATGGAATTCTGCAGCGCCTACGTGTATTGGGGCACCGAGTACGGACGCGAGT GCTACTGCGgcaacgccctcgaggcgagcagcaaggcggcgccgctggccgactGCAACATgccgtgcggcggcgacggcagccagtactgcggcgcgggcagccgGCTGGAGCTgtactcgacgacgagcgcgccggtaacgccgacgccgacagcgacgctCATCCACAAGCCGACCGTGTCGCCGTACACGCTCGTGGGCTGCTGGACCGAGGGCAACGGCAAGCGAGCGCTGGAGcagaaggcgacggcggcggtcgacATGACCAACGACGCGTGCGGCGCCTATTGCAAGGACTACAAGTACTTTGGGACTGAGTACGGCAGCGAGTGCTACTGCGGCAGCTACCTCGACGGGACGAGCcagacggcgccgctggccgactGCAACATGCCATGCGGCGGCGATAAGTACCAGTACTGCGGCGGGAGCAGCCGGCTCGAGCTGTACATGAACCCCAACGCGACGGGGGGCCCGCCCGagcagccggccgccgtgggcgactACGTGCTGGTCGGGTGCCAGACCGAGGGCAacgggacgcgggcgctgggcgacgcgtcgacggcggccgacgacttgACCAACGCCAAGTGCGCCGACTACTGCAAGGCGTACAAGTACTTTGGGACCGAGTACGGGCGCGAGTGCTACTGCGGCAACAAGCTGGACGTGTCGAGCAAGGTGGCGCCGCAGAAGGAGTGCGGGATGCTGTGCGGCGGGAGCGCGCAGCAGTACTGCGGCGGGTCGAGCCGGTTGAGCGTGTACAGCAAGAAGGaggtggtgccgccgccgccgccgccgtcttcatcgtcaccTCCCCCTTCGTCGTCTCcgacgccgtctccgtctccgacGCCGTTGCCTTCACagccagcgaggcggcgcagggtcCGGTCGTGA
- the MHF1 gene encoding MHF histone-fold complex component, variant 2 (COG:S~EggNog:ENOG503P5SV), which yields MVDEESMRRNLNATPQFIGALTELVWTQIENVAVDLESFSRHAGRSTVTTDDVLLLARKNPDLQQLMGDYVDRLKATAGTAETTNSRRGGGGARAGRAGRAGGGRGGRTGGA from the exons atggtcgacgaggagagcatGCGGCGCAACCTCAACGCCACGCCGCAGTTTATCGGCGCCCTGACGGAGCTGGTCTGGACGCAGATTG AaaacgtcgccgtcgacctcgagTCCTTCTCccgccacgccggccgctccaccgtcaccaccgacgacgtgctcctcctcgcgcgcaAGAACCCggacctgcagcagctcatGGGCGACTACGTCGACCGCCtcaaggcgacggcggggacggcggagacgacaaacagccgccgtggcggcggcggtgcgcgggCCGGCAGAGCGGGACgagcgggaggaggaaggggcgGTAGGACCGGCGGCGCGTAG
- a CDS encoding uncharacterized protein (EggNog:ENOG503P796) has product MATTPPNGPEEPGAPRYQWPLDGSDVWEESSAASDVGHGKDAGEGCAPDEDSSPHLSGQVPSHGRSRMRSEDDNHDTDSSEQHRRSKRREKERERRRKERRERKRQKRRERARRRNNLPPLHISTGLTPAGRQEATAIISGLPTPVTTPDPDWDPPVTSGTNDGVDPALLAPYPWIPDPMCDASVESVDKSNDPASLESWMAEMAHAAEEMAIGANLDALERRQESEAATARREAARQRDEEAARQAEEPAARLRLTRLPPEVRLRIWRLLFVADKPILVYRDWTMTYRRKPERRSTRLAAEQRGLLGVATANNGQRTAPDQAADLHGVAMLRTCRAWYAEGVAVLYGENTFCYRLRDSRPPLVNVDGLVQLGDGGGGLPAHADVDDGYDDGGSDDDGDYYHPHQHHHRRGGRRAAAAAAAAAALQARQAHINVRKHYYLFRSLAIEAEPNRYSASTKAAMAQAINVFAPRDGIRRPHLRRLVLRVTPLMETPALAAQGGNDNNNSGGNDDNDGDDGDGNANGSGSSFDDERRYTFVDFFKPDSPVMEAVQNLRCDFFRIDLMCPYRDARSIDDGGGGSSSSSSSSGGGGRAGALKSGCSLTIDRSVEMILRRVRESSSSSSSSSTGSSDGGDGDGRGRRRQWRQHQYHGDEEDPWARDECMLLERVNRTQHIWRVMSQIWRHVTRFCKDNVTRSAGGGGGEDDEDWGFGQGGWTELGDLNAAF; this is encoded by the coding sequence ATGGCAACAACTCCCCCTAACGGCCCCGAAGAACCTGGCGCGCCGAGGTATCAATGGCCCCTTGATGGGTCGGACGTCTGGGAAGAAAGCAGTGCTGCCAGCGATGTCGGGCACGGAAAAGAtgcgggcgagggctgcgCGCCAGACGAGGACTCTTCGCCTCATCTCTCCGGCCAAGTCCCAAGCCACGGCCGGTCCAGAATGCGTAGCGAGGATGATAATCACGATACCGACAGCTCTGAGCAACACAGGCGAAGCAAGAGGCGCGAGAAGGAGCGAGAGAGAAGGCGCAAGGAGAGGCGAGAGAGAAAACGCCAGAAGAGGCGCGAaagggcaaggcggcgcaACAACCTGCCTCCCCTGCATATCTCCACGGGCTTGACCCCGGCTGGGCGTCAGGAAGCAaccgccatcatcagcgGCCTCCCGACGCCGGTGACGACCCCCGACCCCGACTGGGATCCGCCAGTAACCAGCGGCACgaacgacggcgtcgatccTGCGCTCCTCGCGCCGTACCCATGGATTCCAGACCCGATGTGTGATGCGAGCGTCGAGAGTGTCGACAAGTCCAACGACCCAGCGAGCCTTGAGTCCTGGATGGCCGAGAtggcccacgccgccgaggagatggcCATAGGGGCGAACCTGGACGCACTCGAGCGCCGTCAGGAGAGCGAAGCGGCGACAGCCCGGagagaggcggcgaggcagagggatgaagaggcggcgaggcaggccGAGGAACCGGCAGCTCGGCTCCGGCTGACGAGACTGCCCCCCGAGGTGCGCCTCCGGATCTGGCGCCTCCTCTTCGTGGCCGACAAGCCCATCCTCGTGTACCGCGACTGGACCATGACGTACCGGCGCAAGCCCGAGCGCCGCAGCACGCGCCTCGCGGCGGAACAGCGCGGCctcctgggcgtcgccacggccaacAACGGCCAGCGCACCGCGCCCGACCAGGCGGCCGACCTgcacggcgtcgccatgctgCGGACCTGCCGCGCCTGGtacgccgagggcgtggcggtgCTCTACGGCGAGAACACCTTTTGCTACCGGCTGCGCGactcgcgcccgcccctggtcaacgtcgacggcctcgtccagcttggtgatggcggcggcggcctgcccgcgcacgcggacgtcgacgatggctacgacgacggcgggagcgacgacgacggcgactaCTACCACCCgcaccagcatcaccaccgtcgaggcggcaggagggcggccgcggcggcggcagcagcagccgcgctTCAGGCCCGACAGGCGCACATCAACGTCCGCAAGCACTACTACCTGTTCCGCAGCCTGGCCATCGAGGCGGAGCCCAACCGATACTCGGCGAGCAccaaggcggccatggcgcaggcCATCAACGTGTTTGCGCCGCGCGATGGTATACGGCGGCCGCACCTCCGCAGGCTCGTGCTGCGGGTGACGCCCCTGATGGAGAcgccggccctcgccgctcaGGGGGGgaacgacaacaacaacagcggcGGTAATGATGATaacgatggtgatgatggtgatggcaATGCcaatggcagcggcagcagcttcgacgacgagcggcgctACACCTTTGTCGACTTCTTCAAGCCCGACTCGCCCGTCATGGAGGCCGTCCAGAACCTGCGCTGCGACTTCTTCCGCATCGACCTCATGTGCCCCTACCGCGACGCTCGTtccatcgacgacggcggcggcggcagcagcagcagcagcagcagcagtggtggcggtggtagaGCAGGGGCGCTCAAATCCGGCTGCAGCCTGACGATTGACCGCTCCGTAGAGATGATTCTACGCCGCGTCcgcgagagcagcagcagcagcagcagcagcagcaccggcagcagcgacggcggcgacggcgacgggcgcggccgacgacgacagtgGCGACAGCATCAATAtcacggcgacgaagaagacCCCTGGGCGAGGGACGAGTGCATGCTGCTGGAGCGCGTGAACCGCACGCAGCACATCTGGCGCGTCATGTCACAGATATGGCGGCACGTCACGCGCTTCTGCAAGGACAACGTCACGCGCtcggcggggggcggcggcggcgaggacgacgaggactgGGGGTTTGGCCAAGGGGGGTGGACGGAGCTGGGGGATCTGAATGCGGCTTTTTga